One window of the Mycobacterium xenopi genome contains the following:
- a CDS encoding OsmC family protein: MTQLWVERTGVRRYTGHSSRGAQVLVGSEDVDGVFTPGELLKIALAACSGMATDQPLARRLGDDYKATIRVSGAADRQQERYPLLEETLEVDLSGLTEAEAERLLVVVNRAVDQACTVGRTLKSGTTVKLEIADGRA, from the coding sequence ATGACGCAACTGTGGGTCGAACGCACCGGGGTGCGCCGCTATACCGGGCACAGCTCACGCGGCGCGCAGGTACTCGTCGGTTCCGAGGACGTCGACGGTGTCTTCACCCCCGGCGAGCTGCTCAAGATCGCGCTCGCCGCCTGCAGCGGGATGGCCACCGACCAGCCGCTGGCTCGCCGGCTCGGCGACGACTACAAGGCGACCATCCGGGTGTCTGGGGCAGCCGACCGTCAGCAGGAGCGGTATCCGCTGCTGGAGGAGACGCTTGAGGTCGACCTGTCCGGGTTGACCGAGGCTGAGGCAGAGCGCCTGCTGGTCGTCGTCAACCGCGCCGTCGATCAGGCCTGCACCGTCGGCCGAACCCTGAAGTCGGGCACC